From a single Chloroflexota bacterium genomic region:
- a CDS encoding DUF4058 family protein: MKSPFPGMDPYLEKPSLWHDVHHALTVAIRDTLAPQLAPRYYVALEERTYIAATDPDTFVGRPDAAVLGEPREPGEPTLASAPVAVLERAITVDVPIPDEIHHGYLEIRETATHRVITAIEILSPANKLAGKGREEYEEKRLEIFGARTNRVEIDLLRAGKPMPMGHLPASHYRILVRRGWERGKAQLFPFNITDPISSIHIPLQKGETEPTLALGELLARVYASARYDLRIDYRRDPEPLLDPAVAAWCRDLVRQAAQR, encoded by the coding sequence ATGAAATCTCCTTTTCCTGGGATGGACCCGTATTTGGAAAAACCCTCCTTGTGGCACGATGTCCATCATGCACTCACGGTGGCAATTCGTGATACGCTCGCCCCGCAACTTGCGCCGCGCTACTATGTTGCCCTCGAAGAACGCACGTACATCGCGGCAACCGATCCAGACACGTTCGTCGGACGCCCCGATGCCGCAGTCCTGGGCGAACCACGCGAACCGGGTGAGCCAACTCTGGCAAGCGCTCCAGTTGCCGTGCTCGAACGCGCGATCACGGTAGATGTCCCAATTCCCGACGAAATTCATCACGGTTACTTGGAAATCCGCGAGACCGCTACACACAGAGTCATAACCGCCATCGAAATTCTTTCGCCTGCCAACAAACTTGCGGGTAAAGGTCGCGAAGAGTACGAGGAAAAACGACTCGAAATTTTCGGCGCGCGCACGAACCGGGTCGAGATTGATCTATTGCGCGCCGGCAAACCTATGCCGATGGGTCATTTGCCGGCGAGCCACTATCGCATTCTCGTGCGGCGCGGCTGGGAACGCGGCAAGGCGCAACTCTTTCCATTCAACATCACCGATCCGATCTCTAGCATTCACATTCCCTTGCAAAAAGGCGAAACCGAGCCAACGCTCGCACTCGGCGAACTCCTCGCGCGCGTGTACGCTTCGGCGCGCTATGATCTACGCATTGATTACAGGCGCGACCCTGAGCCGCTGCTCGACCCGGCAGTTGCCGCGTGGTGTCGTGACCTGGTGCGCCAAGCCGCGCAACGCTAG
- the purH gene encoding bifunctional phosphoribosylaminoimidazolecarboxamide formyltransferase/IMP cyclohydrolase → MAQAILSVHDKTGLIEFARGLRDLGWRLIASGGTAKTLRDNQIAVTEVAEYTGSPEILGGRVKTLHPAIHGGLLARATDDDLAQLKNLGWDYIDLVACNLYPFEQTIGKPNVTHAEAIENIDIGGVTLIRAAAKNHARVTLVCDPRDYASVLTELRAGNIGEDTRKRLALKGFALTAQYDAAIANYLAGGDAFRVNAYRVQTLRYGENPHQAATLYSYEPGAGPLGGKFLQGKELSYNNLLDLDAAWRAAVSFERPTICIVKHLSPCGIASADKLADAYAGAFASDTRSAFGGVIASNRAFDGDTARALGALFVECIAAPGFTDDARAVLAAKKNCRLVAMPDLAVEPRHELRSITRGILRQDLDLGDPPSPLSTTGGIEGGWQVVTKRAPTADELRALKFAWRAVQHVKSNAIVFARGEATVGIGGGQPNRVDCVRIAAERAQDKSRGAVMASDAFFPFADSVQVAAQAGITAIVQPGGSQRDAEAIAAADAANLAMVVTGVRHFRH, encoded by the coding sequence ATGGCTCAAGCAATTCTTTCCGTGCACGACAAAACCGGTCTCATTGAGTTTGCGCGCGGACTACGCGACCTGGGTTGGCGGCTTATCGCGTCCGGCGGCACGGCGAAGACGTTGCGCGACAATCAGATCGCGGTGACCGAAGTCGCCGAGTACACCGGCTCGCCGGAAATTCTCGGCGGACGCGTCAAGACGTTGCACCCCGCGATTCACGGCGGCTTGCTCGCGCGCGCGACTGACGACGATCTCGCACAGTTGAAAAACCTGGGCTGGGATTACATTGACCTCGTCGCGTGCAATTTATATCCGTTCGAACAGACGATTGGCAAGCCCAACGTCACGCACGCCGAAGCCATCGAGAACATTGATATCGGCGGCGTCACGTTGATTCGCGCGGCGGCGAAGAATCACGCGCGCGTCACACTCGTTTGCGATCCCCGCGATTATGCGAGCGTGCTCACGGAATTACGCGCGGGGAACATCGGCGAGGACACGCGCAAGCGACTCGCGCTCAAAGGGTTTGCGCTCACCGCGCAGTACGATGCCGCGATTGCGAACTATCTCGCCGGCGGTGACGCGTTTCGCGTAAACGCGTATCGCGTCCAAACATTGCGCTATGGCGAAAATCCGCACCAAGCCGCGACGTTGTATTCGTACGAACCGGGCGCGGGACCGCTCGGCGGGAAATTCTTGCAAGGCAAGGAATTGTCGTACAACAATTTGCTCGATCTCGATGCGGCGTGGCGCGCGGCAGTCAGTTTCGAGCGCCCGACGATTTGTATCGTCAAGCACCTGTCGCCGTGCGGCATCGCCTCGGCGGACAAACTCGCGGACGCGTACGCCGGCGCATTTGCGAGCGACACGCGCTCCGCGTTCGGCGGCGTCATCGCGAGCAATCGCGCGTTCGACGGCGATACGGCGCGCGCGCTCGGCGCGTTGTTCGTCGAGTGCATCGCCGCGCCGGGATTCACCGACGATGCGCGCGCGGTGCTCGCGGCGAAAAAGAATTGTCGCTTGGTCGCGATGCCCGATCTCGCCGTCGAGCCGCGCCACGAGTTGCGCTCGATCACGCGCGGCATTCTGCGCCAAGACTTGGACTTGGGCGATCCGCCATCCCCCCTGTCAACGACGGGGGGGATCGAGGGGGGGTGGCAAGTCGTAACCAAACGCGCGCCGACGGCGGACGAATTGCGCGCGTTGAAATTCGCGTGGCGCGCCGTGCAACATGTCAAGTCAAACGCGATTGTGTTCGCGCGCGGCGAAGCGACGGTCGGCATTGGCGGCGGACAACCGAATCGCGTGGATTGTGTTCGCATCGCGGCGGAACGCGCACAAGATAAATCGCGCGGCGCGGTGATGGCATCCGACGCGTTCTTCCCCTTTGCCGATTCGGTTCAAGTGGCGGCGCAAGCCGGCATCACCGCAATCGTCCAGCCCGGCGGTTCGCAGCGCGATGCGGAAGCGATTGCCGCGGCGGACGCGGCAAACCTCGCGATGGTCGTGACCGGGGTCAGACATTTCCGGCATTAG